The following are encoded together in the Babesia microti strain RI chromosome II, complete genome genome:
- a CDS encoding transcription initiation factor TFIID subunit D6 (overlaps_old_locusTagID:BBM_II02710), with protein MEHDLNKNNNMNIQDKLNTLDNKEKGRLLAQRGLFSAAEIRNEDLFGKGRSGRRPTLTDKHCILRLPQDVAKLISDRLSRKENPGVTITPVSKNDYRQYDISIDGYHIPLTGVLGELPCLIEAHKTLDGDLLFKSADISQLMIALPHDIAQETLKDMRENKFWEWPDGLTPGTKDIRTRKFKNFEMYRKEDIKEAEQHVTKLLNSNIRDTYHYEVKSNQQVSSLVKAWKEGQINERVVGPDENIGNFLKELEERAENDGYLSDVSEIILSGLDAGQLKQRRQEWQRRVQIERGMGEAAKL; from the exons ATGGAACACgatctaaataaaaataacaatatgaATATACAGGATAAATTAAACACTTTAGATAACAAGGAAAAAGGAAGATTATTGGCGCAAAGAGGATTATTTAGCGCAGCTGAAATAAGAAATGAAGATCTATTTGGAAAAGGGAGGAGTGGAAGGCGTCCTACTTTAACCGATAAACATTGTATCTTGCGTCTTCCTCAAGATGTTGccaaattaatttctgATAGATTATCAAGAAAAGAAAATCCGGGTGTTACTATCACTCCAGTttctaaaaatgattatcGTCAATATGATATTAGCATAGATGGATACCATATACCTCTTACGGGTGTACTAGGTGAACTTCCATGTTTAATAGAAGCACATAAGACTTTAGATGGGGATTTATTGTTCAAATCTGCagatatatcacaattaatGATCGCACTACCACATGATATTGCACAGGAAACTTTGAAAGATATGAGAgaaaacaaattttggGAATGGCCTGATGGGCTTACACCTGGAACAAAAGATATTAGAACTAggaaatttaaaaattttgaaatgtATCGCAAGGAAGATATAAAGGAGGCTGAACAGCATGTAACAAAGCTTCTGAACTCCAATATAAGGGACACATACCACTATGAAGTTAAAAGCAATCAACAAGTGTCATCTTTGGTAAAGGCTTGGAAAGAAGGGCAAATTAATGAACGAGTTGTTGGCCCAGATGAAAACATTGGAAACTTTTTAAAGGAATTGGAGGAACGGGCTGAAAATGATGGCTACCTTTCTGATGTTTCTGAGATAATTTTAA gcgGCTTGGATGCGGGCCAATTAAAACAGAGACGACAGGAATGGCAAAGAAGAGTTCAAATAGAACGAGGGATGGGTGAGGCTGCAAAATTGTAG
- a CDS encoding hypothetical protein (overlaps_old_locusTagID:BBM_II02710) — protein sequence MFTNFIPLFLPFFVSMILQRINTSRDGTNNN from the coding sequence AtgtttacaaatttcataCCACTGTTCCTTCCATTCTTTGTATCGATGATATTGCAGAGGATAAATACAAGCAGGGATGGAACTaacaataattaa